A window of Herpetosiphonaceae bacterium contains these coding sequences:
- a CDS encoding D-alanine--D-alanine ligase family protein — MTRKPRVGVVFGGRNSEHEVSLKSARSVMEALDQDRYEIVPIGIDKQGRWMVGGDPLLALEQAADLRLLTRDPLPGVVQSTLPLHTSSGRLPDESAHVEPSYAAQAEAPLAPRGADAAEPTPIQQLDVIVPVLHGMYGEDGALQGLLEIADVPYVGCGVLAASVGMDKGVMKAAFAAAGLPQVPYLLVRRRDWEREREAVLDQVEATLRYPVFTKPANAGSSVGVSKCRSRADLAAGLDLAAEHDRRLIVEQGVNPRELEVAVLGNDDPQASVVGEIIPANEWYDYADKYLEGRTQYLIPAPIDAATSDRVRRMAVDAFRAIDGAGLARVDFLLDKDSGAVYLNEVNTFPGFTSGSMYPKLWEATGLPYPKLLDRLIELALERHADRRTRE; from the coding sequence ATGACCAGAAAACCGCGTGTCGGCGTGGTCTTTGGCGGGCGCAACAGCGAGCACGAGGTTTCGCTGAAGTCGGCGCGCTCGGTCATGGAGGCGCTCGACCAGGATAGATATGAGATTGTGCCGATCGGCATCGACAAACAGGGCCGCTGGATGGTCGGCGGCGATCCCCTGCTGGCGCTGGAACAGGCCGCCGATCTCCGGCTGCTGACCCGCGATCCGCTGCCGGGTGTCGTGCAATCGACGCTGCCGCTGCATACCAGCAGCGGTCGGCTGCCCGACGAAAGCGCGCATGTCGAGCCGTCCTACGCGGCGCAGGCGGAAGCGCCGCTCGCGCCCCGTGGCGCGGACGCGGCTGAGCCGACGCCGATCCAGCAGCTCGATGTGATCGTGCCGGTGCTGCACGGCATGTACGGCGAGGACGGCGCGCTCCAGGGCTTGCTCGAAATCGCGGATGTGCCCTACGTCGGCTGCGGCGTGCTGGCGGCGTCCGTCGGCATGGACAAGGGCGTGATGAAAGCGGCATTCGCGGCGGCTGGCCTGCCCCAGGTGCCTTATCTGCTGGTGCGTCGCCGCGACTGGGAGCGCGAGCGCGAGGCCGTGCTCGATCAGGTCGAGGCAACCTTGCGCTATCCCGTCTTCACCAAGCCCGCGAATGCCGGATCAAGCGTGGGCGTGAGCAAGTGCCGCAGCCGCGCCGATCTGGCGGCGGGGCTGGATCTGGCCGCAGAGCACGATCGCCGCCTGATCGTCGAGCAGGGCGTGAATCCGCGCGAGCTTGAGGTGGCCGTGCTGGGCAACGACGACCCGCAGGCGTCGGTCGTCGGCGAGATCATCCCCGCCAACGAGTGGTACGACTACGCCGACAAGTACCTGGAAGGCCGCACCCAATATCTGATCCCGGCTCCGATCGACGCGGCGACCTCCGATCGCGTCCGGCGGATGGCGGTCGATGCGTTCAGGGCGATCGACGGCGCGGGCCTGGCTCGTGTCGACTTCCTGCTCGACAAAGATAGCGGCGCGGTCTATCTCAACGAGGTCAATACGTTCCCAGGCTTCACCTCGGGCTCGATGTATCCCAAGCTCTGGGAAGCAACCGGCCTGCCTTATCCTAAGCTGCTGGACCGGCTGATCGAGCTGGCGCTGGAGCGGCACGCTGATCGAAGAACGCGGGAGTAG
- the murC gene encoding UDP-N-acetylmuramate--L-alanine ligase, which translates to MSHYHVIGSAGAGMSAIAHILLDQGHQVSGCDQQANALTRELAERGATMYVGHAAEHLRGVDLVATSSALRSEHPELIAARERGIPVLKRAELWHEWSLHKPTLAIAGTHGKTTTTAMCAVILSELGVDPAYIVPAGGPVPGLQRFARWGDGPFVIEADEYDRLLLGLVPQVAIVTSVDWDHVDIYPTRDSVEQTFGQFVRQVRGAVIGCADDPGVERVRACSPALEAVWQSYGFVEAAAWRVADVSLSDGWTRFMLRTPTGESLSGRLRVPGRHNVQNAAAAVAAVAQFGIAPQDALRALEAFHGAARRFEWKGETAGVTVIDDYAHNPAKVRATLHAARMRYPDRRLVIYFQPHTFSRTAALLHDFADSFGDADVVLIGDIYPSREHATDFPGIDATYLALHVRHPAVTASGDLAQSARDLLALLHPGDVLLTLGAGDGYQVGERILTELEEQRGR; encoded by the coding sequence ATGAGCCACTATCACGTGATCGGTAGCGCGGGCGCGGGCATGAGCGCCATCGCTCATATTTTGCTCGATCAGGGGCATCAGGTCAGCGGATGCGATCAGCAGGCCAACGCGCTGACCCGCGAGCTGGCCGAGCGCGGCGCGACGATGTACGTCGGCCATGCGGCGGAGCATCTGCGCGGCGTGGATCTGGTGGCGACCAGCTCGGCGCTGCGGTCGGAGCATCCCGAACTGATCGCGGCTCGTGAGCGTGGTATTCCGGTGCTGAAGCGCGCCGAGCTGTGGCACGAGTGGTCGCTGCACAAGCCGACGCTTGCCATCGCCGGGACTCACGGCAAGACGACGACGACGGCGATGTGCGCGGTGATCTTGAGCGAGCTAGGCGTCGATCCGGCGTATATCGTTCCGGCGGGCGGGCCGGTGCCGGGCTTGCAGCGCTTCGCGCGCTGGGGCGACGGCCCGTTTGTGATCGAGGCCGACGAGTACGATCGGCTGCTGCTTGGCCTGGTGCCACAGGTCGCAATCGTCACCAGCGTCGATTGGGATCATGTCGATATTTATCCGACGCGCGACTCGGTCGAGCAGACGTTTGGGCAGTTCGTGCGGCAGGTGCGCGGCGCGGTGATCGGCTGTGCGGACGATCCCGGCGTGGAGCGGGTGCGCGCATGTAGCCCGGCGCTTGAGGCCGTCTGGCAGAGCTATGGCTTTGTCGAGGCCGCCGCCTGGCGGGTGGCCGATGTGAGCCTTTCGGATGGCTGGACGCGCTTCATGCTGCGCACGCCGACGGGAGAGTCGCTGAGCGGGCGGCTGCGCGTGCCTGGCAGACACAACGTGCAGAACGCGGCGGCGGCGGTCGCGGCGGTGGCCCAGTTTGGTATCGCGCCACAGGATGCACTACGCGCACTTGAGGCGTTTCACGGCGCGGCGCGGCGCTTCGAGTGGAAGGGCGAGACGGCGGGCGTCACGGTGATCGACGATTACGCGCACAATCCGGCCAAGGTGCGCGCGACGCTTCACGCGGCGCGGATGCGCTATCCCGACCGGCGGCTGGTGATCTATTTTCAGCCGCATACCTTCAGCCGGACGGCGGCGCTGCTGCACGATTTCGCGGACTCGTTCGGCGATGCCGATGTGGTGCTGATCGGCGATATTTACCCGTCACGGGAGCACGCGACCGATTTTCCGGGCATCGACGCGACGTATCTCGCGCTGCATGTGCGTCATCCAGCCGTCACGGCGTCCGGCGATCTGGCACAGTCGGCGCGCGACCTGCTGGCGCTGCTTCATCCCGGCGATGTGCTGCTGACGCTCGGCGCGGGCGATGGCTATCAGGTTGGCGAGCGGATATTGACGGAGCTGGAAGAACAAAGGGGCCGCTAG
- the ftsA gene encoding cell division protein FtsA → MNRTVVGIDVGTTKICTMVAEVRPDSRINVLGVGLTPSKGLDKGVVVNIDDAVNAIATSVEKAERLSGYRIGTAYVGIAGKHVQSLNSRGVVAISRPDHEITTMDVSRAVESAQAVAIPTQREIIHVIPRAYIVDGHENIRDPVGMSGYRLEVETHIVTGEVMAIQNLIKSVERAGVIIDDLVLQPLASGEAVLTAEDKDRGVVLVDIGGGTTDIAIFIQGGIWHSVVIPVGGNHLTNDIVYVLHTPHNTAEYLKLKYGSAIAKEPEEGEEDLIKTESFAPGEHQEISRYYLNQIIQARAEQIVELIAAEIRRSGYEGLLPAGIVLTGGSSQLPGFDELVREMLGMPVRIGTPSNLTGLSDAVDSPPYATGVGLVKWGMTNGLRQPGGSLTLPREPGNWRNVYDRFKGWLKEFLP, encoded by the coding sequence ATGAATCGCACTGTCGTCGGCATTGACGTTGGAACCACCAAAATCTGCACCATGGTGGCCGAGGTCCGCCCCGATAGTCGGATTAACGTCCTGGGCGTTGGGCTGACACCCTCCAAGGGTCTTGATAAAGGGGTCGTCGTCAACATCGACGATGCGGTCAATGCGATTGCCACATCGGTCGAAAAGGCGGAGCGCCTGAGCGGCTACCGCATCGGCACGGCCTACGTCGGCATTGCCGGAAAGCACGTCCAGTCGCTCAACAGCCGTGGTGTCGTCGCGATCTCACGGCCCGACCATGAGATTACCACGATGGATGTCTCGCGGGCGGTCGAGTCGGCCCAGGCGGTGGCAATCCCGACGCAGCGCGAGATAATTCATGTGATCCCACGTGCCTATATCGTCGACGGCCACGAGAACATTCGCGATCCTGTCGGCATGTCGGGCTACCGCCTTGAGGTCGAGACGCATATCGTCACCGGCGAGGTCATGGCGATCCAAAATCTGATCAAGAGCGTCGAGCGCGCTGGTGTGATCATCGACGATCTGGTCTTGCAGCCATTGGCGAGCGGCGAGGCCGTGCTGACGGCGGAGGACAAAGATCGCGGCGTGGTGCTGGTCGACATCGGCGGCGGCACGACCGACATCGCGATCTTTATCCAGGGCGGCATCTGGCACAGCGTGGTGATCCCGGTCGGCGGCAACCACCTGACCAACGATATTGTGTATGTGCTGCACACGCCGCACAACACGGCGGAGTATCTCAAGCTCAAGTACGGCTCCGCAATCGCGAAAGAGCCTGAGGAGGGCGAGGAGGATCTGATCAAGACCGAGTCGTTCGCGCCGGGCGAGCACCAGGAGATCAGCCGCTACTATCTCAACCAGATTATCCAGGCGCGCGCTGAGCAGATTGTCGAGCTGATCGCCGCCGAGATTCGGCGATCGGGCTATGAGGGCCTGCTGCCTGCCGGGATCGTCCTCACGGGCGGCTCGTCGCAGCTTCCCGGCTTCGATGAGCTGGTACGCGAGATGTTAGGCATGCCGGTGCGGATCGGCACTCCGTCGAATCTCACCGGACTCTCCGACGCGGTCGACTCGCCGCCGTACGCGACGGGCGTCGGCCTCGTCAAATGGGGTATGACGAATGGGCTGCGACAGCCCGGCGGCTCGCTGACGTTGCCGCGCGAGCCCGGCAACTGGCGCAATGTCTATGATCGTTTCAAAGGTTGGCTAAAAGAATTTTTACCCTAG
- a CDS encoding FtsQ-type POTRA domain-containing protein produces the protein MANVAEKRREAEKRREASQARPGVRRVLLWSIRSGKLLALIVLGVAGWLLYDALTSPGYVVRTVVARGTMALSNDDVQALAAVQGQSIWLVRDAEIESRIRQSPYVERARVQVLLPDTVVVQVTERRPEVRWTHNGIPYAVTWDGLVLAGQPPSSSTETARSEGIGGSATLSQTDALSGTETAPGPAFVSSVAIVDTTPNRELKPGDKVDPDALEVARRVTLRAAELPVPFQRIEWDAGLGVSLIVGDNKQAIIGKSERLDEKLAILIHLLRENTAFSVVDLRTTTPYYR, from the coding sequence GTGGCGAACGTAGCAGAAAAACGTCGTGAGGCAGAAAAACGTCGCGAGGCTTCGCAGGCCCGGCCCGGTGTGCGGCGGGTGCTGCTGTGGAGCATCCGCAGCGGCAAGCTGCTGGCGCTGATCGTGCTTGGCGTGGCGGGCTGGCTGCTCTACGATGCCCTGACCTCGCCGGGCTACGTCGTGCGGACGGTGGTGGCGCGCGGCACGATGGCGCTCTCCAACGATGACGTTCAGGCGCTCGCCGCCGTACAGGGCCAGTCGATCTGGCTGGTCCGCGATGCCGAGATCGAGTCGCGCATTCGGCAGAGTCCCTATGTCGAGCGCGCCAGGGTGCAGGTGCTCCTGCCCGATACGGTCGTGGTGCAGGTGACGGAGCGCCGCCCTGAGGTGCGCTGGACGCATAACGGGATTCCCTATGCCGTCACCTGGGATGGCCTGGTGCTGGCGGGCCAGCCGCCCAGCAGCAGCACTGAGACGGCCAGGAGCGAGGGCATCGGCGGCTCCGCGACGCTCTCGCAGACCGATGCGCTTTCGGGGACGGAGACGGCGCCCGGACCGGCGTTTGTCAGCAGCGTTGCGATCGTGGATACCACGCCGAACCGCGAGCTGAAGCCGGGCGATAAAGTCGATCCCGATGCGCTCGAAGTCGCCCGCCGCGTCACGCTGCGCGCTGCCGAGCTGCCGGTGCCGTTTCAGCGCATCGAGTGGGACGCGGGCCTGGGCGTGTCGCTGATCGTGGGCGACAACAAACAGGCGATCATCGGCAAAAGCGAGCGGCTGGACGAAAAGCTGGCGATCTTGATCCACCTGCTGCGCGAGAATACGGCCTTCTCGGTCGTCGATCTGCGGACGACGACGCCGTACTACCGCTGA
- a CDS encoding sigma-70 family RNA polymerase sigma factor, translating into MSDRHVDPQIADLQAALAADLDSCFERLVLTFQDRLYAFALRLTHSPQDAEEIAQDAFVRAYRALAGYAPERVATLALRPWLYQIALNVFRNRVRGRQLKLVPLDDVGEDREGELADDHELPDVALERSEREHELSALVAALPERYRIAVVLRHVEGFGYGELAELLSQPVGTIKANVHRGTRLLRVALEQQMHEVD; encoded by the coding sequence GTGAGTGATCGGCATGTCGATCCGCAGATCGCCGATCTCCAGGCGGCGCTGGCCGCCGATCTGGATAGCTGCTTCGAGCGCCTGGTGCTGACGTTTCAGGATCGGCTGTATGCGTTCGCACTGCGGCTCACGCACAGCCCGCAGGATGCCGAAGAGATCGCGCAGGATGCCTTCGTGCGCGCGTACCGGGCGCTGGCGGGCTACGCGCCGGAGCGGGTAGCGACGCTGGCGCTCCGCCCGTGGCTGTATCAGATCGCGCTGAACGTCTTTCGCAACCGCGTGCGCGGTCGCCAGCTCAAGCTCGTGCCGCTGGACGACGTAGGAGAGGATCGGGAGGGTGAGCTAGCCGACGATCACGAGCTACCCGATGTGGCGCTGGAGCGCTCCGAGCGCGAGCACGAGCTGAGCGCGCTGGTAGCAGCGCTGCCGGAGCGCTACCGTATCGCCGTGGTGCTGCGGCACGTCGAAGGCTTTGGCTACGGCGAGCTGGCCGAGCTGCTGAGCCAGCCCGTGGGAACGATCAAAGCAAACGTCCATCGCGGAACGCGGCTGCTCCGCGTGGCCTTAGAACAACAGATGCATGAGGTGGATTGA
- the murB gene encoding UDP-N-acetylmuramate dehydrogenase: MNRELNKLELLEHEPLARYTSWRIGGPARYFANAASADDLRDLMQWAQAESLPVFILGGGTNILVADGGYPGLVIRNRAAQSRIEERGDDVRLWIESGAPTAGTARRLAAQGYGGLVWAEGLPGTIGGAIFGNAGCYGDDMAHDLIRAWLLRDGNVEEWSAAQFEYGYRSSALKRAQALTLSPSPTLRRASAVAAMGEERQGRAEGLVLPTVILAAEIRLFRDDPARLSAEMAAIAESRKSKTPAGSSCGSVFKNPEGTTAGKLLDQARLKGTRVGGAIVSDKHANYIVNLGGATASDVLRLTEIMRERVLAEFGVAMELEVQVVGEQV; the protein is encoded by the coding sequence TTGAACCGTGAACTGAACAAACTAGAGCTGCTTGAGCACGAGCCGCTGGCGCGCTACACATCGTGGCGGATCGGAGGTCCGGCGCGCTACTTTGCCAACGCCGCCAGCGCCGACGATCTGCGCGATCTGATGCAGTGGGCGCAGGCCGAGTCGCTCCCGGTATTCATCCTGGGCGGCGGCACGAATATCCTGGTCGCTGATGGAGGCTATCCCGGCCTGGTGATCCGCAACCGCGCGGCCCAGTCGCGCATCGAGGAGCGCGGCGATGATGTCCGGCTCTGGATCGAGTCGGGCGCGCCGACGGCAGGCACGGCGCGGCGGCTTGCGGCGCAGGGCTACGGTGGCCTGGTCTGGGCCGAGGGCTTGCCCGGCACGATCGGCGGCGCGATCTTCGGCAACGCGGGCTGCTACGGCGACGATATGGCCCACGATCTGATCCGCGCCTGGCTGCTGCGCGACGGCAATGTCGAGGAGTGGTCGGCAGCGCAGTTCGAGTATGGCTATCGCAGCAGCGCGCTGAAGCGGGCGCAGGCCCTCACCCTTAGCCCCAGCCCCACGCTCAGGCGGGCCTCTGCCGTCGCGGCGATGGGAGAGGAGAGGCAGGGTCGGGCCGAGGGCCTTGTGCTCCCAACAGTGATCCTTGCGGCGGAGATCCGCCTGTTTCGCGACGATCCGGCGCGGCTGTCCGCCGAGATGGCGGCGATTGCCGAGTCGCGCAAGAGCAAAACGCCCGCTGGCTCGTCGTGCGGCTCCGTCTTCAAGAATCCGGAGGGCACGACCGCCGGGAAGCTGCTGGATCAGGCGCGATTGAAAGGCACTCGTGTCGGCGGCGCGATCGTCTCCGACAAGCACGCGAACTATATTGTGAATCTCGGCGGCGCGACCGCCAGCGACGTGCTGCGGCTGACGGAGATCATGCGCGAGCGCGTGCTGGCCGAGTTTGGCGTCGCGATGGAGCTTGAGGTCCAGGTGGTGGGGGAACAGGTATGA
- a CDS encoding methylated-DNA--[protein]-cysteine S-methyltransferase — translation MAPHDHSSLAEARQFVRSLRQLEAATAPGSLLPGVLIRLGLGDAYAFLDTPIGPLFVAYNERGISAVLHAEDAAMFEAAFRDRFQRSIHAVDTLPAEMAEALNEQLSGVPRPDLRFDLRQLTEFERAVLLKALEIPRGEVRPYHWVAREIGRPKAVRAVGSALGHNPVPLLIPCHRVVRSDGRIGHYIFGSENKHKLLTVEGADPDLLERLARSGVRYFGDEAEHTFCFPTCGGMHHRADAQKLVPFHSDKEATAAGYRPCQTCRPAIGA, via the coding sequence ATGGCCCCACACGATCACAGCTCACTCGCCGAAGCGCGCCAATTCGTCCGCAGCCTGCGCCAGCTTGAGGCCGCGACAGCACCCGGCTCGCTGCTGCCGGGCGTGCTGATCCGGCTGGGCCTGGGCGATGCGTACGCCTTCCTCGACACGCCGATCGGGCCGCTCTTCGTGGCCTACAACGAGCGTGGGATTTCCGCCGTGCTCCACGCCGAGGATGCGGCCATGTTCGAGGCCGCCTTTCGCGATCGGTTTCAGCGCTCGATTCATGCGGTCGATACGCTACCAGCGGAGATGGCGGAGGCGCTCAACGAGCAACTGAGCGGCGTGCCGCGCCCGGATCTGCGCTTCGATCTGCGCCAGCTCACCGAGTTCGAGCGCGCCGTGCTGCTCAAGGCGCTGGAGATTCCGCGCGGCGAGGTACGGCCCTACCACTGGGTGGCGCGTGAGATCGGACGACCCAAGGCGGTGCGCGCCGTTGGCTCGGCGCTGGGACACAACCCGGTTCCGCTGCTGATCCCGTGTCATCGCGTGGTGCGCAGCGATGGGCGGATCGGCCACTACATTTTCGGCAGCGAGAACAAGCATAAGCTGCTGACGGTCGAAGGTGCCGATCCCGATCTGCTGGAGCGGCTGGCGCGCTCCGGCGTGCGCTACTTCGGCGACGAGGCCGAGCACACGTTTTGTTTTCCAACGTGCGGGGGGATGCATCATCGCGCCGATGCTCAGAAGCTTGTGCCGTTCCACTCCGACAAAGAGGCGACCGCCGCAGGCTATCGTCCGTGCCAGACGTGCCGCCCCGCGATTGGCGCGTAG
- the ftsZ gene encoding cell division protein FtsZ — MDGRNFELLGTGQAMIKVVGTGGGGSNAVDRMIEMGVQGVDFITVNTDAQALMHSKAPTRIQIGDKLTKGLGSGGNPVIGQKSAEETTEELYEELKGSDMVFITAGMGGGTGTGSSPVIASIAQELGALTVGVVTRPFTFEGAHRRKVAEQGIEQLKPVVDTLIVIPNDRLLQITSRNTSMLEAFRMADDVLRQGIQGISDLIMQPGLINLDFADVKAIMTQAGSALMAIGRGSGDNRMVDAANMAISSPLLELSIDGAKGVLFNVSGGEDMGIQELNEAADIIARAADPDANIIFGATIDPNMRDEVKITLIATGFDSVPRNVQRSRSFPNVASNVLPSQPPHQQQPAYQQRQQPQPPAPQQRPQPSFNNVSDDLDIPPFLRNRRR; from the coding sequence ATGGATGGGCGGAACTTTGAGCTGTTGGGTACCGGCCAGGCGATGATCAAAGTGGTCGGCACGGGCGGCGGCGGATCGAATGCCGTCGACCGGATGATCGAGATGGGCGTGCAGGGCGTTGACTTTATCACCGTCAACACCGACGCGCAGGCGCTGATGCATTCCAAAGCGCCGACCCGCATCCAGATCGGCGATAAGCTGACCAAGGGCCTGGGATCGGGCGGCAATCCGGTGATCGGCCAGAAATCAGCCGAGGAGACGACCGAGGAGCTGTACGAAGAGCTGAAAGGCTCCGATATGGTCTTTATCACCGCCGGTATGGGCGGCGGCACCGGCACCGGCTCGTCGCCGGTGATCGCCAGCATCGCTCAGGAGCTTGGCGCGCTGACGGTCGGCGTCGTGACGCGGCCCTTCACCTTCGAGGGCGCGCATCGCCGCAAAGTCGCCGAGCAGGGCATCGAGCAGCTCAAGCCCGTCGTCGATACGCTGATCGTGATCCCGAACGATCGTCTGTTGCAGATCACCAGCCGCAACACGTCGATGCTGGAGGCGTTCCGCATGGCCGACGATGTGCTGCGCCAGGGCATTCAGGGCATCTCCGATCTGATCATGCAGCCCGGCCTGATCAACCTGGACTTCGCCGACGTGAAGGCGATCATGACCCAGGCGGGCTCGGCCCTGATGGCGATCGGACGCGGCTCCGGCGATAACCGCATGGTCGACGCGGCCAACATGGCGATCTCGTCGCCGCTGCTTGAGCTGTCGATCGACGGCGCGAAGGGCGTGCTCTTCAACGTGTCGGGCGGCGAGGACATGGGCATTCAGGAGTTGAACGAGGCCGCAGACATCATCGCCCGCGCCGCCGATCCCGACGCCAACATCATCTTCGGCGCGACGATCGACCCGAACATGCGCGACGAGGTCAAGATTACGCTGATCGCGACCGGCTTTGATAGCGTGCCGCGCAACGTGCAGCGCTCGCGCTCGTTCCCCAACGTCGCCAGCAACGTGCTGCCGAGCCAGCCGCCGCATCAGCAGCAGCCCGCCTATCAGCAGCGCCAGCAGCCGCAGCCGCCAGCGCCGCAGCAGCGACCGCAGCCGTCGTTCAACAACGTCTCGGACGATCTGGACATTCCACCGTTCCTGCGCAACCGTCGCCGCTAA